In one Acetobacter sp. genomic region, the following are encoded:
- the msrA gene encoding peptide-methionine (S)-S-oxide reductase MsrA: MIETAILGGGCFWCVEAVLVSINGVLSVQSGYAGGKTENPTYKEVCSGLTGHAEVVEVIFDQAVISYTQLLRIFFTLHDPTTLNRQGNDRGTQYRSVVFWTNEEQRETAEAVRQEIEKSGLWNAPLVTQIEPLTKFWPAEAEHDDYFRRNPDNGYCQVVVAPKVVKMRKVFADLQKESDI, from the coding sequence ATGATTGAAACTGCGATACTCGGCGGAGGATGTTTCTGGTGCGTGGAGGCTGTTCTGGTCTCCATCAACGGTGTCCTGAGCGTGCAGTCCGGCTATGCGGGCGGCAAGACCGAAAATCCGACCTACAAAGAGGTCTGTTCCGGCCTCACCGGTCATGCGGAAGTCGTGGAAGTCATCTTTGATCAGGCCGTGATCTCCTATACCCAGCTTTTGCGGATCTTCTTCACGCTGCATGATCCGACTACGTTAAACCGGCAGGGCAACGACAGGGGAACCCAGTATCGGTCGGTCGTTTTCTGGACCAATGAAGAGCAGCGCGAAACGGCGGAAGCCGTCAGGCAGGAAATCGAGAAGTCGGGTTTGTGGAATGCGCCGCTGGTCACGCAGATTGAGCCGCTGACCAAATTCTGGCCAGCGGAAGCGGAGCATGATGACTATTTCAGGCGCAATCCTGATAATGGGTATTGTCAGGTTGTTGTTGCGCCGAAGGTTGTGAAGATGCGGAAGGTTTTTGCGGATTTGCAGAAAGAATCTGACATCTAA
- a CDS encoding valine--tRNA ligase, whose translation MLSKTFQATDTEAQLYETWETEGRFAADPNSKATPFTIMIPPPNVTGTLHMGHALTMTLQDTLIRWQRMQGRDTLWQPGTDHAGIATQLVVERQLAGENTTRQELGREEFLNRVWKWKGESGSGITRQLRRLGSSLDWSRERFTMDDGLSKAVKEVFVSLYRDKLIYRDRRLVNWDPHFRTAISDLEVENKEVRGNLWHIRYPVADSDGESIVVATTRPETMLGDTAVAVHPEDERYKTLVGRFVVLPLTGRRIPIVADTYSDPEKGTGAVKITPAHDFNDFEVGKRHDLPMLTVLDEGAAVTLAEIKDDLHTVDGLADPAFVRGLEGKSREDARKAIVAELETLGYLVEIEPHTNQVPHAERGGAVVEPRLTTQWYCDAATLAGPAIEAVEKGDVTFVPRQWENTFFAWMRDIQPWCISRQLWWGHRIPAWYGPDGAVFVGYDDADTKQQAKAHYGEDVELTQDEDVLDTWFSSALWPFSTLGWPEKTPDLARYYPTDVLVTGFDIIFFWVARMMMMGLHFMKDVPFRTVFIHGLVRDERGQKMSKSKGNGIDPLELLDQYGADAVRFTICALTGVGRDLKFGPKRVEDHRAFVTKLWNASRFCEMNGVKPVEGFDPSTVQSPLGRWIIFEASKAISEATSALEAYRFDEYAGACYRFVWNRFCDWYLELTKPLFSGDTTPEADELRAVTAWVLETILRLLQPIMPFVTDTLWHEFGYGPRGELMGAAWPVPVTVPGAEAAIEEIDWLTRFISEIRTVRSEMNVPPSRLSPVLLKDASATTQDRATRWKETIGRMARVSEIGVLDGDVPKGSAQAVLDEATLVLPLADIIDLDAERARLTKELTKAEDEIEKTERKLGNADFIARGKPEIVEETRERLVTQQGDRDRLKAALARLG comes from the coding sequence ATGCTCAGCAAAACGTTTCAGGCAACCGACACCGAAGCCCAGCTCTACGAAACCTGGGAAACTGAGGGACGGTTCGCTGCCGATCCGAACAGCAAGGCCACGCCTTTCACCATCATGATTCCGCCGCCTAACGTCACGGGCACGCTCCATATGGGACATGCGCTGACCATGACGTTGCAGGACACGCTGATCCGCTGGCAGCGTATGCAGGGTCGCGATACGCTCTGGCAGCCCGGCACGGACCATGCGGGCATTGCGACCCAACTTGTCGTCGAACGTCAGTTGGCAGGTGAAAACACCACGCGACAGGAACTTGGCCGCGAAGAATTCCTCAACCGTGTGTGGAAATGGAAAGGTGAATCCGGCAGCGGTATCACCCGCCAGCTTCGTCGCCTCGGCTCGTCCCTCGACTGGTCGCGCGAACGCTTCACCATGGATGACGGGCTATCCAAGGCCGTCAAGGAAGTCTTCGTCTCGTTGTATCGTGACAAGCTGATCTATCGTGACCGTCGCCTCGTCAACTGGGACCCACATTTCCGGACCGCCATTTCCGACCTTGAGGTCGAGAACAAGGAAGTGCGCGGCAATCTCTGGCACATCCGCTATCCTGTGGCGGACTCTGACGGTGAATCCATTGTGGTCGCCACGACCCGTCCGGAAACCATGCTGGGCGACACCGCTGTCGCCGTGCATCCCGAGGATGAGCGTTACAAGACACTGGTCGGACGGTTTGTTGTCCTGCCCCTGACCGGCCGCCGTATTCCCATCGTAGCCGACACCTATTCCGATCCGGAAAAAGGCACGGGCGCGGTCAAGATCACCCCGGCGCATGACTTCAACGACTTTGAAGTCGGCAAGCGGCATGACCTGCCGATGCTGACAGTGCTGGATGAAGGCGCTGCCGTTACGCTTGCGGAAATCAAGGACGATCTTCACACCGTGGACGGTCTGGCCGATCCTGCTTTCGTGCGCGGTCTGGAAGGCAAGTCCCGCGAGGACGCCCGCAAAGCCATTGTCGCCGAACTTGAGACGCTGGGTTACCTCGTCGAGATCGAGCCGCACACCAATCAGGTGCCGCACGCCGAGCGTGGTGGCGCCGTGGTCGAGCCGCGCCTGACGACACAGTGGTATTGCGATGCCGCTACCCTCGCCGGTCCAGCTATTGAAGCCGTTGAAAAAGGCGATGTCACCTTCGTCCCGCGTCAGTGGGAGAACACGTTCTTCGCCTGGATGCGCGACATTCAGCCATGGTGCATTTCCCGTCAGCTCTGGTGGGGGCATCGTATCCCGGCCTGGTATGGCCCGGATGGCGCTGTTTTCGTCGGATATGACGACGCCGACACGAAACAGCAGGCGAAAGCCCATTACGGGGAAGACGTCGAACTGACGCAGGATGAAGACGTGCTGGACACGTGGTTCTCCTCCGCTCTGTGGCCGTTCTCCACCCTCGGTTGGCCTGAAAAGACACCTGATCTGGCCCGCTATTATCCGACCGATGTGCTGGTCACCGGCTTTGACATCATCTTCTTCTGGGTCGCTCGGATGATGATGATGGGCCTGCACTTCATGAAGGATGTGCCGTTCCGCACCGTCTTCATTCATGGTCTGGTGCGTGATGAGCGCGGCCAGAAGATGTCTAAGAGCAAGGGCAACGGCATCGACCCGCTGGAACTGCTCGACCAGTATGGCGCGGATGCGGTCCGTTTCACCATCTGCGCGCTGACCGGTGTTGGGCGTGATCTGAAGTTTGGTCCGAAGCGCGTGGAAGATCACCGGGCGTTTGTGACCAAGCTGTGGAATGCCTCGCGCTTCTGCGAAATGAACGGCGTGAAGCCGGTTGAGGGCTTCGATCCTTCGACCGTGCAGAGCCCGCTCGGTCGCTGGATCATCTTCGAAGCGTCCAAGGCCATCAGCGAGGCGACCAGCGCGCTCGAAGCTTATCGTTTCGATGAATATGCTGGTGCGTGCTACCGCTTTGTCTGGAACCGTTTCTGCGACTGGTATCTGGAACTGACCAAGCCGCTGTTCTCGGGCGATACAACGCCGGAAGCCGACGAACTGCGCGCCGTCACGGCGTGGGTGCTGGAGACGATCCTACGTCTGCTCCAGCCGATCATGCCATTTGTCACCGACACGCTTTGGCACGAATTCGGCTACGGTCCGCGTGGCGAGCTTATGGGCGCGGCTTGGCCGGTGCCTGTGACCGTACCGGGTGCTGAGGCGGCTATTGAGGAAATCGACTGGCTGACACGCTTTATTTCCGAAATCCGCACTGTGCGTTCGGAAATGAATGTACCCCCTTCCCGTCTGTCGCCTGTGCTGCTGAAGGATGCGTCAGCCACCACGCAGGATCGGGCCACACGCTGGAAGGAAACGATTGGCCGTATGGCCCGTGTTTCAGAAATCGGCGTTCTGGACGGCGACGTGCCGAAAGGCTCGGCTCAGGCGGTGCTTGATGAAGCGACGCTGGTTCTGCCGCTTGCTGACATCATCGATCTGGACGCTGAACGCGCCCGTCTGACCAAGGAACTGACCAAGGCGGAAGATGAAATCGAAAAGACCGAGCGCAAGCTAGGGAATGCCGACTTCATCGCCCGAGGCAAACCGGAGATTGTTGAGGAAACCCGCGAGCGTCTGGTGACGCAGCAGGGTGACCGGGATCGCCTGAAGGCAGCGCTCGCCCGTCTGGGGTGA
- a CDS encoding glucokinase, translating to MEEIVAADIGGTHARFSIARVNKGRVGSLDAPMILNVADHDTLESAWNHFRENLGRPLPNRAALAVAAPVQSEVLTMANNPWVIVKAGLAERLNVANTLLLNDFEAVAHAVAHLDHEHQPHLCGPDHPLPDNGTILAIGPGTGLGTASIIRNGSETLVRGAEGGHIGFSPCDDFEDRLLDRMRAIYGRVSAERVISGPAIIHICGLVADDMGEMNRNLDDKQLWTLALEGHDQVAMQGMVRFCRMLGSFAGDMALAHGATGVVIAGGLGKRLMSVLPRSDFFHRFIEKGRFETLMRKIPVRMIHYPEPGLFGAASALATQIARE from the coding sequence ATGGAAGAGATTGTCGCCGCCGATATCGGAGGAACCCACGCGCGTTTCAGCATCGCAAGGGTGAATAAAGGACGTGTCGGCTCACTTGACGCGCCGATGATCCTGAATGTGGCGGACCACGACACACTGGAAAGCGCCTGGAACCATTTTCGTGAGAATCTGGGCCGCCCACTCCCCAATCGGGCTGCTCTGGCGGTTGCCGCTCCCGTCCAGAGCGAGGTTCTGACGATGGCGAACAATCCGTGGGTCATCGTCAAGGCAGGTCTGGCCGAACGGCTGAATGTGGCCAATACCCTCCTGCTGAATGATTTTGAAGCCGTGGCTCATGCGGTGGCCCATCTTGATCACGAGCATCAGCCCCATCTGTGTGGGCCAGACCATCCTCTCCCCGACAATGGCACCATTCTGGCGATTGGTCCGGGCACAGGACTCGGCACCGCCAGTATCATCCGCAATGGGAGCGAAACTCTCGTGCGGGGCGCCGAAGGCGGTCACATCGGCTTCAGCCCCTGTGACGATTTTGAAGACCGCCTGCTCGACCGTATGCGCGCCATCTACGGACGTGTTTCGGCAGAGCGTGTGATTTCAGGACCGGCGATCATTCATATCTGCGGTCTTGTCGCCGACGATATGGGCGAAATGAATCGCAATCTGGATGACAAACAGCTCTGGACGCTGGCGCTCGAAGGCCATGATCAGGTCGCCATGCAGGGAATGGTCCGGTTCTGCCGGATGCTGGGATCCTTTGCCGGTGATATGGCCCTCGCGCATGGAGCTACAGGCGTCGTCATCGCCGGAGGGCTGGGAAAGCGCCTGATGAGCGTTCTGCCCCGCTCGGACTTTTTTCACCGTTTCATCGAAAAAGGTCGCTTTGAAACGCTAATGCGAAAAATCCCTGTCAGAATGATCCACTACCCTGAACCGGGCCTGTTCGGAGCGGCTTCGGCGCTCGCCACTCAGATAGCGAGGGAGTGA
- a CDS encoding protein-L-isoaspartate O-methyltransferase family protein produces the protein MTYAADRALTSVLPPSSPEAGRVSLDTARQRMVDDQVRPLEVNDPRIIAVMRTLPREYALPDTEQEFAYSDLTLPLGNGRYLLQPMVTARLVQMADIEAGQRVLVVGAATGYTAALVSMLGAEVTALETDAALLAIGTAFTARLSLNVSWQQAPLAEGAPDSAPFDLIFFDGAVEEIPHFCLTQLTADGRVAGILRPDDGTSSAFLAEAEKSDGWSIRRFFDSEAPVLPDFERPAAFAF, from the coding sequence ATGACCTATGCCGCAGACCGGGCCCTGACCTCCGTACTTCCTCCGAGTTCTCCGGAAGCCGGTCGTGTGTCTCTTGATACCGCCCGGCAGCGGATGGTTGATGATCAGGTGCGTCCGCTTGAAGTGAACGATCCCCGCATCATTGCGGTCATGCGAACCCTGCCCCGTGAATACGCTTTGCCGGACACCGAGCAGGAATTCGCCTATTCCGACCTCACGCTCCCACTCGGGAATGGCCGTTATCTGCTGCAACCGATGGTGACCGCCCGCCTTGTGCAGATGGCAGATATCGAGGCGGGACAGCGCGTACTCGTGGTCGGCGCTGCCACAGGATATACAGCGGCTCTTGTCAGCATGCTTGGCGCAGAGGTGACCGCGCTGGAAACGGATGCGGCTCTGCTGGCCATCGGCACGGCTTTTACGGCGCGCCTGTCTCTGAACGTGTCATGGCAGCAGGCGCCTCTTGCTGAAGGAGCCCCTGACAGCGCGCCTTTCGATCTGATCTTTTTTGATGGCGCCGTTGAGGAAATTCCGCATTTCTGCCTCACACAACTGACCGCAGACGGGCGTGTAGCCGGGATACTCCGTCCGGACGACGGAACGTCTTCGGCTTTTCTGGCTGAAGCGGAAAAAAGTGATGGCTGGTCCATCCGTCGCTTCTTCGATTCCGAGGCGCCGGTGCTGCCAGATTTTGAACGACCCGCAGCGTTTGCTTTCTGA
- a CDS encoding DUF2497 domain-containing protein gives MTENNDTQPENGSINTVLSSIRRILQEGKEAHAASQQAASALQPETQPETKPEEAVAPSAPPPQDDDDSVLVLDSSMFAHDEEQPESHEPVEQQPHLPVEAEQEAEPTPEPAAPVAETPAEPEHVAPPISPAPEPEPVSAEPAETHESVTAETEIHVPAPTLPTSLPVVSPLSRPVQLVETTESQQARTRMSENRTPAEAAAGYSDSDAPLPVQIALDKQTVGATEHSFGALQQMLRRKQSFEHKERRVSITRGGNLTIEDIVRDEVRAFLKEWLDQHLSGIVQQAVQKEIERLSDR, from the coding sequence ATGACAGAGAATAACGACACGCAGCCGGAAAACGGTTCCATCAATACCGTTCTGAGTTCGATCCGTCGCATCCTGCAGGAAGGAAAGGAGGCGCATGCCGCCTCCCAGCAGGCGGCTTCGGCGCTCCAACCAGAAACGCAGCCGGAAACAAAGCCTGAGGAAGCGGTCGCCCCATCCGCACCGCCTCCGCAGGACGATGATGACAGCGTGCTTGTGCTTGATTCCTCCATGTTCGCTCATGATGAAGAGCAGCCGGAATCACACGAGCCTGTGGAGCAGCAGCCCCATCTGCCGGTAGAAGCCGAACAGGAAGCAGAGCCAACACCCGAGCCCGCAGCTCCTGTCGCTGAAACACCGGCAGAACCGGAGCATGTTGCTCCGCCGATATCTCCTGCGCCTGAGCCGGAACCTGTTTCCGCTGAGCCCGCAGAGACACATGAATCGGTGACGGCAGAAACCGAAATTCATGTCCCCGCACCCACCCTGCCAACATCATTACCTGTCGTTTCCCCCTTGTCTCGACCCGTGCAACTGGTGGAGACTACCGAGTCACAACAGGCTAGGACCAGAATGAGCGAGAACAGAACTCCGGCGGAAGCTGCTGCCGGTTATTCCGACTCTGACGCCCCGCTGCCAGTACAGATCGCTCTGGACAAGCAGACTGTCGGTGCTACGGAACATTCTTTTGGCGCGCTGCAACAGATGCTGCGCCGTAAACAATCTTTTGAACATAAGGAGAGACGAGTGTCTATCACGCGCGGTGGAAACCTGACCATTGAAGATATCGTTCGCGATGAAGTCCGTGCATTCCTGAAGGAATGGCTGGATCAGCACCTGTCCGGCATCGTGCAGCAGGCTGTCCAGAAAGAGATCGAGCGTCTCAGCGACCGCTGA
- a CDS encoding SDR family NAD(P)-dependent oxidoreductase, whose amino-acid sequence MRKPGATSHSPTKPIRILITGASGGIGRALARDYARPGNTLVLWGRNADRLQEIARFCRERGASVLTREIDLSDGHAAIAAFRADDDTSQFDSVILCAGLSDMKTASEKTERAETVLELGLVNYAVPSALTMAAADRMQARGGGKIALIGSVAAYHDLPFAAGYGGSKAGLARFASSARIALAPLGVEVVLIAPGFVDTDMSRRIIGPRPFLVTPEAASRHIIAALARNRGETLFPWPFRLLRLIDRLTPGMIRRAIMSRIAADQKPRQTHSG is encoded by the coding sequence ATCAGAAAGCCCGGCGCGACAAGTCACAGCCCGACGAAACCGATTCGCATTCTCATCACAGGCGCTTCCGGCGGGATCGGGAGAGCGCTTGCCCGCGATTATGCCCGACCGGGCAATACGCTCGTGCTGTGGGGACGCAATGCCGACCGTCTTCAGGAGATCGCACGGTTCTGCCGGGAGCGCGGCGCTTCCGTCCTGACCCGGGAAATCGACCTGTCCGACGGTCACGCAGCGATCGCCGCCTTTCGCGCCGACGACGACACGTCACAGTTTGACAGCGTCATTCTCTGCGCCGGTCTCTCCGATATGAAAACCGCGTCGGAAAAAACGGAGCGCGCCGAAACCGTTCTGGAACTGGGGCTCGTCAACTACGCCGTGCCTTCCGCCCTCACCATGGCGGCAGCCGACAGGATGCAGGCGCGTGGAGGCGGAAAAATCGCCCTGATCGGCTCTGTAGCAGCCTATCACGACCTACCCTTTGCGGCCGGTTATGGTGGATCGAAAGCCGGTCTGGCGCGATTCGCAAGTTCCGCGCGCATCGCTCTCGCTCCTCTCGGCGTGGAGGTGGTCCTCATTGCGCCGGGTTTTGTCGATACGGACATGAGCCGCCGCATCATCGGCCCCCGCCCCTTTCTCGTCACACCTGAAGCAGCGTCCCGTCACATCATCGCCGCTCTTGCCCGCAACAGGGGAGAGACACTTTTCCCATGGCCATTCCGCCTGCTGCGGCTGATTGACCGCCTGACACCCGGAATGATCCGGCGTGCGATCATGTCGCGCATCGCGGCGGACCAGAAGCCCCGCCAGACTCACTCCGGTTAA
- a CDS encoding TolC family outer membrane protein, with translation MKHSCRLGLGLAALLCSSTAMAQKYDGSGEPSFIPHTLEEALSVAYLTNPTLQQERATLRATDENVPTALAGWRPTIKGQFNPSYYKGSNNYTGDPAQGIASYQRKYSTFGYAATVTASEPIYTGGKTTAQTHQAVNRVMAERAKLISTEQQVFMSVVNAYVGVIEDEQLLQLNINNERVLEQQLKATNERFRVGEITRTDVAQAESAYASAKATRQQSEGTLQTAQATYMQVVGMAPPPNLVPPQPLVLPVKSENEAVAMAVKNNPDVIEALFTESSQKDAVAVAMATLMPTISASVAYMRQVNQQLGGQTNDDKYATLDVTVPIYQGGSEYAGVRQAKQQAEASSRAVDVQRRTAAQSAASNWQRLVSYKAAIESNHAAIKAGMIALDGVERQAIVGTSTTLEVLQQQSTLLQAQVALVQSLSNMVTSSYNVASAIGRLTALDLHLNVPLYNEKAYYDAVKDRLWGLNDYALDQPGR, from the coding sequence ATGAAGCATTCCTGCCGCTTAGGTCTGGGACTGGCAGCTCTGCTGTGCAGTTCGACAGCTATGGCCCAGAAATATGATGGCAGCGGCGAGCCCAGCTTCATCCCCCACACGCTGGAGGAAGCTCTTTCTGTCGCCTATCTGACCAACCCGACACTTCAGCAGGAGCGCGCGACGCTTCGGGCGACGGATGAAAACGTCCCCACCGCGCTCGCCGGATGGCGCCCGACCATCAAGGGGCAGTTCAACCCCAGCTATTACAAGGGCAGCAACAACTATACCGGCGACCCGGCGCAGGGCATTGCCAGCTATCAGCGCAAATACAGCACGTTCGGTTATGCGGCGACAGTCACCGCCTCCGAACCGATCTATACCGGCGGCAAAACGACAGCCCAGACCCATCAGGCCGTCAACAGGGTCATGGCTGAAAGAGCCAAGCTGATCTCCACGGAACAGCAGGTCTTCATGAGTGTCGTGAACGCTTATGTCGGCGTGATCGAGGATGAGCAGCTTCTCCAGTTGAACATCAACAACGAGCGCGTTCTCGAACAGCAGCTCAAGGCGACGAACGAGCGTTTCCGTGTCGGTGAAATCACACGCACCGACGTAGCGCAGGCCGAATCAGCCTATGCCAGCGCAAAAGCGACCCGGCAGCAGTCAGAGGGAACCCTCCAGACTGCTCAGGCCACCTACATGCAGGTGGTGGGAATGGCCCCTCCGCCGAACCTTGTCCCTCCCCAGCCGCTCGTGCTTCCGGTCAAGTCGGAAAACGAAGCTGTCGCCATGGCGGTCAAGAACAATCCGGACGTCATTGAAGCGCTTTTCACCGAATCGTCGCAGAAAGATGCCGTCGCCGTCGCCATGGCCACGTTAATGCCGACCATATCTGCCTCGGTCGCCTATATGCGTCAGGTCAACCAGCAGCTTGGCGGCCAGACCAATGACGACAAATACGCCACACTGGATGTGACTGTACCGATCTATCAGGGTGGGTCGGAATATGCAGGGGTCCGGCAGGCCAAACAGCAGGCGGAGGCTTCCAGCCGGGCTGTCGATGTACAGCGCCGCACCGCCGCACAGTCCGCTGCCTCGAACTGGCAGCGTCTGGTGTCCTACAAGGCCGCCATCGAGAGCAATCACGCGGCCATCAAGGCTGGCATGATCGCGCTTGATGGTGTGGAAAGACAGGCCATTGTGGGAACAAGCACCACTCTTGAGGTACTCCAGCAGCAGAGCACCCTTCTTCAGGCGCAGGTTGCGCTTGTCCAGAGCCTGAGTAACATGGTCACGTCCTCTTATAACGTCGCTTCTGCGATCGGACGCCTGACGGCGCTTGATCTGCATCTGAACGTGCCGCTCTATAATGAAAAAGCCTACTATGACGCGGTTAAGGATCGTCTGTGGGGGCTGAATGACTATGCATTGGATCAGCCCGGACGGTAA